A region from the Drosophila ananassae strain 14024-0371.13 chromosome 2L, ASM1763931v2, whole genome shotgun sequence genome encodes:
- the LOC6502613 gene encoding uncharacterized protein LOC6502613 — protein MLSNISLSTAPDLVALYGLVLQFLVPAESTVFYFNPGTAACDLDKLLMSNITRNPQIIWQENELYPALYKRHGCNLFVLACLSGNSFHSQFEVLATTLTRLRSVRILIEFEGEESSVRATQVLTFCLKYSVLNVVMYFKNWRNSLHIYSYQAFPKFGLIKQRISKDRVPLIFPYQLRDLKGFKLRLQPDLSPPNTFRYGSHGEKMSGYLWQYFVAYAKNLNAGVHMVYPSFPRRKTSASDYMILYTRNGSVDFGLTTVMIRYKYVERAADYSYPFMFLSWCTMVPSERILKIPALFDHVLTLESAIFLLLGYLIVFLGIPPMVKYLGIKCRGRMMRLVTRLFTLILLSACYAQLISLLILPPLEPRIRSFDELLASGLKIFGMRNEFYYLEADFRAKYASVFHLSDNPNELYDNRNFFNTSWAYTITSIKWQVIKAQQQYFYHPVFQLSKDLCFQWDSPSGILIAPESIFRDSLKQYILNVAQSGLMRQWLIHSFYDMVRAGRMTIKDYSTTWSPLPLRLEDLRMCWRICGISLIISGIVFVIELLIFYTNVFLNSL, from the coding sequence ATGTTGTCCAACATCAGCTTGAGTACCGCTCCTGACCTGGTCGCTCTCTATGGCCTGGTGCTGCAGTTCTTAGTGCCAGCAGAAAGCAcagtgttttattttaatccAGGGACTGCCGCATGCGATTTGGATAAGCTTTTAATGTCCAACATAACTAGAAATCCTCAAATTATTTGGCAAGAGAACGAACTCTATCCGGCACTTTATAAACGGCATGGCTGCAACTTATTTGTATTGGCCTGTCTCTCTGGAAACTCTTTCCATTCCCAATTTGAGGTCTTGGCCACCACCTTGACTAGGCTGAGGAGCGTTAGAATATTGATCGAGTTCGAAGGCGAGGAATCCTCCGTACGGGCCACCCAAGTCCTGACCTTTTGCCTGAAGTACAGCGTTTTAAATGTAGTGATGTATTTCAAAAATTGGAGAAATTCCTTGCATATCTACAGCTATCAGGCATTTCCAAAATTCGGTCTCATCAAACAGCGTATATCAAAGGATCGTGTACCATTGATATTTCCTTACCAGTTGAGGGATCTGAAGGGCTTCAAGCTACGGCTTCAACCGGATCTCTCACCTCCAAACACTTTTCGTTATGGGAGTCATGGCGAAAAAATGTCCGGATACCTATGGCAGTATTTCGTCGCCTACGCTAAAAACTTGAACGCCGGCGTCCATATGGTTTATCCAAGCTTTCCCAGAAGAAAAACCTCGGCCAGCGACTATATGATACTGTATACTCGAAATGGATCTGTTGATTTTGGCCTGACCACAGTCATGATAAGGTATAAGTACGTCGAGAGAGCCGCAGACTACAGTTATCCTTTTATGTTCTTAAGCTGGTGTACTATGGTCCCTTCAGAACgtattttaaaaataccaGCTCTGTTCGATCATGTACTTACCTTAGAGTCGGCTATTTTTCTGCTGTTAGGATATCTTATAGTTTTTTTGGGTATTCCCCCCATGGTCAAGTACTTAGGAATAAAATGCCGTGGACGGATGATGAGGCTGGTCACGAGGCTTTTCACATTAATCCTGCTCAGCGCCTGCTACGCCCAGTTAATATCCTTGCTGATTCTTCCTCCACTGGAGCCACGCATTCGAAGCTTCGATGAATTACTGGCCTCGGGGCTGAAGATTTTTGGAATGCGGAACGAGTTTTATTACCTGGAAGCTGATTTCCGGGCCAAGTATGCTTCAGTTTTTCACCTCTCCGACAATCCAAACGAATTGTATGATAATAGGAACTTTTTCAACACCAGCTGGGCCTACACCATTACTTCCATTAAATGGCAGGTAATCAAAGCCCAGCAGCAGTACTTTTATCACCCAGTTTTTCAGCTAAGCAAGGACCTCTGCTTCCAATGGGATTCGCCCTCCGGCATACTTATCGCCCCGGAGTCCATTTTCAGGGACTCGCTGAAGCAGTACATCTTGAATGTGGCCCAGTCTGGTCTAATGCGTCAGTGGCTCATCCACAGCTTCTATGACATGGTGCGGGCTGGCCGCATGACCATTAAGGATTACAGCACAACGTGGTCACCTCTACCTCTCCGGCTCGAGGACCTGCGGATGTGCTGGAGGATCTGTGGGATAAGTCTCATCATCTCTGGCATAGTGTTCGTCATCGAACTACTGATATTCTACACTAACGTGTTTCTCAATAGCTTGTAG
- the LOC6502612 gene encoding uncharacterized protein LOC6502612 produces MSSAVMSQLDSKLVDNLVRLISHDGDFTSAFYFDPSKEKCTLEETLSTVIGTLPAIIWRSEVPVILNRFVGDDLLVLACLSEMRWKDLLSSVSKSLRFRRQARIMIELKADIEESLINEVLRFCLSQDMINVNAIFPNFTKTKTIYGFEAYPEFKMTTHFFSGDTKITTLYPDKMMNLHGGRIRTMPDYSEPNTLLYVDKEGHRHILGYLWDMMEAYAQKCNATLKVVNKYADGRTLNYVEILDVAQAGVVDVSASIQPMSMTEVDIHQFSYPADLASWCTMLPVQRDLNVSEILTRVAPNTTFSFIVTLWIIYQILKGRWRFHQRLKKIGWLFLVVLVSANYLSRLLTFLAAPPALPPLHSLQDLIDSPVRILSIRNEYKIMEFTQRTRYSAAFRLIDKATILISTRNSLNTSFGYTTTSTKWKLFEEHQKRSSRPLFHYSKDICFFEMVLFGLSIPENSPHRDPLKDFIMQLWQSGLFNFWVSKGFSYMVKAGRIDIKDLRLRHRAHALTIADLRHVLLIYCIGMLISFVLFTFELIVSWVKSWLGF; encoded by the coding sequence ATGAGCTCGGCAGTAATGTCGCAACTTGACAGCAAGTTGGTCGATAATTTAGTGAGATTGATAAGCCATGATGGGGATTTTACCAGCGCCTTCTATTTTGATCCATCAAAGGAAAAATGTACTTTGGAGGAGACACTTTCAACTGTAATTGGTACCCTGCCTGCAATAATTTGGCGATCGGAAGTACCCGTAATATTGAATCGATTTGTCGGCGACGATTTGTTAGTGTTGGCCTGTCTATCGGAAATGCGTTGGAAGGATCTGCTTTCCAGTGTGTCGAAGAGTTTGCGCTTTCGAAGACAGGCCCGAATCATGATTGAGCTAAAGGCGGACATTGAAGAAAGTTTAATTAATGAAGTTCTGCGCTTTTGCCTGAGCCAAGATATGATTAATGTGAATGCGATTTTTCCTAACTTCACtaaaacgaaaacaatttaTGGCTTTGAAGCCTACCCGGAATTTAAAATGACGACTCATTTCTTTAGTGGAGACACTAAGATAACCACACTCTATCCGGATAAGATGATGAACCTTCATGGAGGTAGGATTCGAACCATGCCAGACTACTCAGAACCAAACACCCTCCTTTACGTAGACAAAGAGGGGCATCGGCACATCCTTGGTTACCTGTGGGATATGATGGAAGCTTACGCCCAAAAGTGCAATGCCACCCTAAAAGTTGTTAATAAGTACGCGGACGGAAGAACCTTAAACTACGTTGAGATCTTGGATGTGGCCCAAGCTGGTGTCGTGGATGTGTCCGCCAGCATTCAGCCCATGTCAATGACTGAAGTCGATATACATCAATTTTCTTATCCGGCAGACCTGGCCAGCTGGTGCACCATGTTGCCCGTGCAGAGGGATCTTAATGTGTCCGAAATACTGACCAGGGTGGCACCCAATACGACCTTTTCTTTTATAGTGACTCTATGGATTATCTACCAAATTTTAAAAGGACGCTGGCGCTTTCACCAAAGGCTAAAGAAAATTGGCTGGCTGTTTTTGGTCGTTTTGGTGAGTGCAAACTACCTGAGCAGATTGCTAACATTCTTAGCCGCTCCTCCTGCTCTACCACCGCTTCACAGTCTGCAGGACCTAATCGATTCACCAGTGCGGATCCTTTCGATTCGCAATGAGTACAAAATAATGGAATTCACCCAGCGAACCAGGTATTCGGCAGCATTTCGACTGATAGATAAGGCTACTATTCTGATTTCAACGCGCAACTCGCTGAACACATCGTTCGGCTATACCACCACCAGCACGAAGTGGAAACTCTTTGAGGAACATCAGAAACGAAGCTCCAGACCCTTGTTTCACTACTCCAAGGATATTTGCTTCTTTGAAATGGTTCTGTTTGGACTGAGTATTCCTGAAAACTCCCCCCACCGCGATCCGCTCAAGGATTTTATTATGCAGTTATGGCAATCTGGCTTATTTAACTTTTGGGTCTCCAAAGGCTTCTCATACATGGTGAAGGCTGGAAGAATAGACATCAAGGACTTAAGGCTACGCCACCGAGCCCATGCACTTACCATAGCAGATCTGAGGCACGTACTCCTAATATACTGTATCGGTATGCTAATTAGCTTCGTTTTGTTTACCTTTGAGCTAATTGTTAGTTGGGTGAAGTCCTGGCTTGGCTTTTAG